The following are encoded in a window of Rubellicoccus peritrichatus genomic DNA:
- a CDS encoding class I SAM-dependent methyltransferase produces the protein MSDTAPSDPKSHEYFDVWDLYEKIILENSMRHREVIDTIGQWSPYKRAGKTRILDLGCGDSYVVSCVHDGGDDVEYTGVDLSEDALAFACKRLEKTNWKLNFIQADILKALDGFKGTFDLVIAGYALHHLLDAEKEIALKGIRKLVAEDGAFLIYDMMPRDGEARDPYIRRFVHDVENVWGALDDQQRRETRKHIEENDFPISPGQWIDLAKDCKFDRHELLYRDENAFYALIVFA, from the coding sequence ATGTCTGACACCGCACCATCCGACCCTAAGTCCCATGAATATTTTGATGTCTGGGATTTGTATGAGAAAATCATTTTGGAGAATTCGATGCGTCATCGGGAGGTGATTGATACGATTGGTCAATGGTCTCCCTATAAGCGTGCCGGGAAAACCCGCATACTCGATCTGGGGTGTGGCGACAGTTATGTCGTCAGTTGTGTGCATGACGGCGGTGATGATGTCGAATATACGGGTGTGGATTTATCGGAAGATGCCCTGGCCTTTGCGTGCAAGCGGTTGGAGAAAACCAATTGGAAGCTCAACTTTATTCAGGCTGATATCTTGAAAGCCCTCGATGGATTCAAGGGGACCTTTGATTTGGTCATCGCCGGTTACGCGCTTCATCATTTGCTGGATGCCGAAAAAGAAATCGCGTTGAAAGGTATTCGGAAGTTGGTGGCCGAGGACGGCGCTTTCCTGATTTATGATATGATGCCGCGTGATGGCGAAGCACGTGATCCTTATATCCGGCGTTTCGTTCACGATGTGGAAAATGTTTGGGGAGCGTTAGATGATCAACAGCGTCGTGAGACTCGGAAACACATCGAGGAAAATGATTTTCCCATCAGCCCCGGACAATGGATTGACTTGGCAAAAGATTGCAAATTCGACCGCCATGAATTACTTTATCGTGATGAAAATGCATTTTATGCTTTGATCGTTTTTGCGTAG
- a CDS encoding tagaturonate epimerase family protein: MSFSNPTILGLKKSFGFGDRLGLAGPGHIAALKKSSFAGIISQQSIREMARTQRTPDEVMNAARTAIEACKYDQPWGADADHLKTEEDVKYTADAGFCFFTIDPSEFVVNEADSVDEPALNEGVAALVNGGVFDGPDWEERYLGKEIEINDGFALTFDKESLYRAAVKYARAIAHCEEMSGYIAKHSADRPFEIEVSVDETDSPTSHLEHLFFALELKRRGVTVVSLAPRFIGEFEKGIDYKGDLEAFDASLEKHVAIAKAMGPYKISVHSGSDKFSIYPAIGRICGDLLHVKTAGTSYLEALRVVTRTNPDLFKEIVAYSAGRFTTDKVSYHISVTDADVEGFVANPPSDYEKVFLDEDHGRQLLHVTFGSVLTMGKAASGQLFKEAIMENLEANADLHAEVLEKHLGKHLSLLEQG; this comes from the coding sequence ATGTCGTTTTCAAACCCTACAATCCTTGGACTTAAAAAGTCTTTCGGCTTCGGTGACCGTCTTGGTCTCGCCGGCCCTGGCCACATCGCTGCCTTGAAGAAAAGCAGCTTCGCCGGAATCATCTCCCAGCAATCGATCCGTGAAATGGCGCGGACGCAACGCACGCCTGACGAGGTCATGAATGCAGCTCGCACCGCGATCGAGGCCTGCAAGTACGATCAGCCGTGGGGAGCCGACGCCGATCACCTGAAAACCGAAGAAGATGTCAAATACACGGCCGATGCAGGTTTCTGCTTTTTCACCATCGACCCGAGCGAATTCGTCGTCAACGAAGCCGACAGCGTGGACGAGCCCGCGCTGAACGAAGGCGTCGCTGCCCTCGTCAACGGCGGTGTCTTTGATGGCCCGGATTGGGAAGAGCGCTACCTCGGCAAGGAAATCGAAATCAACGACGGCTTCGCCCTCACCTTCGACAAGGAAAGCCTATACCGTGCGGCGGTAAAATACGCCCGCGCCATCGCCCATTGCGAAGAAATGTCCGGCTACATCGCCAAGCATTCGGCGGATCGTCCTTTCGAAATCGAAGTCTCCGTCGACGAAACCGACTCGCCAACTTCCCACCTTGAGCACCTTTTCTTCGCCCTTGAGCTGAAGCGCCGTGGCGTCACCGTCGTCAGTCTCGCTCCCCGCTTCATTGGTGAGTTTGAAAAAGGCATCGACTACAAGGGCGACCTTGAGGCCTTTGATGCATCACTTGAAAAGCACGTTGCCATCGCCAAGGCTATGGGCCCATACAAGATCAGTGTGCACAGTGGCTCGGATAAGTTTTCGATTTATCCTGCGATTGGTCGTATCTGTGGCGACCTCCTTCACGTCAAAACCGCGGGCACCAGCTACCTGGAAGCCCTGCGTGTCGTGACCCGTACCAATCCCGACCTCTTCAAGGAAATCGTGGCTTACTCGGCCGGCCGTTTCACCACAGACAAGGTCAGCTATCACATATCCGTGACCGACGCCGACGTCGAAGGCTTCGTGGCCAACCCACCAAGCGATTACGAAAAGGTCTTCCTCGACGAAGATCATGGTCGTCAGTTGCTCCATGTCACCTTCGGCTCCGTCCTGACCATGGGTAAGGCAGCAAGCGGACAGCTCTTCAAAGAAGCCATCATGGAAAACCTTGAAGCCAACGCCGACCTCCACGCCGAAGTTCTGGAGAAGCACCTCGGCAAGCACTTGAGCTTGCTCGAACAGGGTTAA
- a CDS encoding LacI family DNA-binding transcriptional regulator, whose translation MGLSRWTVSRVINGHSGVRAETVARVRQAMEELGYEPNAFARGLRGGKTGIVGICFQELDNPILTRKAGLLQAAFRERGYRAMIELTNGDRERETEAIRIFMGLRVEGIVLLGSSLSDEDSQPLAQVPLVWVDPEKKVSGEQISVDRAYSMKLVLEHLHGLGHRRFAVLGIDPENPYGAFRWPAFLQYAKELNIYLAKDVTILYQSGRMDHTYDYGREMADQLLAESSTMPTAVVALNDRVAIGAINRFREAGLRVPDDISIAGYDNLDISGHFRPTLTTVDQHESDLMQMACDALIDRIEGGKEVTQPRLVRPLLVTRNSTGPVPKR comes from the coding sequence TTGGGGCTTTCCCGCTGGACGGTTTCCCGCGTGATTAACGGGCATTCGGGTGTCCGGGCGGAAACGGTGGCGCGGGTCCGGCAGGCGATGGAGGAACTGGGTTACGAGCCCAATGCGTTTGCCCGTGGCCTGCGCGGTGGTAAGACTGGCATTGTTGGCATTTGCTTTCAGGAGCTGGATAATCCGATCCTCACACGTAAAGCCGGTTTGCTCCAGGCGGCTTTTCGGGAGCGCGGTTATCGCGCCATGATCGAGCTGACCAATGGCGATCGCGAACGCGAGACCGAGGCGATTCGGATTTTTATGGGGCTACGGGTCGAGGGCATTGTGCTGCTCGGGTCCAGCCTGTCGGATGAAGACTCACAACCGCTGGCCCAGGTGCCGCTGGTGTGGGTTGATCCGGAAAAAAAGGTTTCCGGTGAACAAATCTCCGTCGATCGCGCCTATTCCATGAAGCTGGTTCTCGAGCATCTGCATGGACTCGGGCATCGTCGTTTTGCTGTGCTCGGGATTGATCCGGAGAATCCTTACGGGGCCTTTCGCTGGCCTGCTTTCCTGCAATACGCCAAAGAGCTCAATATCTATTTGGCTAAAGACGTGACCATCCTTTACCAGTCCGGTCGGATGGACCATACTTATGATTATGGACGTGAGATGGCGGATCAGTTGCTTGCTGAGTCCTCCACCATGCCAACCGCTGTTGTGGCACTTAATGATCGTGTGGCCATTGGTGCAATTAATCGCTTTCGCGAAGCGGGACTTCGTGTGCCGGACGACATTTCAATCGCGGGTTATGATAACCTTGATATTTCCGGGCATTTTCGTCCCACCCTGACGACGGTCGATCAACATGAGAGCGATTTGATGCAGATGGCTTGTGATGCCCTGATTGATCGAATCGAGGGTGGTAAAGAAGTGACGCAACCGCGCCTGGTTCGTCCGTTGCTCGTGACGCGTAACTCAACCGGACCGGTTCCGAAGCGTTGA
- a CDS encoding APC family permease, whose translation MRLLRSRMQTSGLKREVGVFGAVLLGLGSILGTGVFVVVGLGAGLAGWGVVPAIVLAGLLAVCNGLNSAQLAAAHPVSGGTYEYGYRLLTPGLGFTAGWLFLLAKSASAATAALAIGHYFFPRFEVIIALLIIAGMTALVLNGVRRSNLLNAVIVGLTVLAIVIYSLFGLFGNSGTWDGGFSALGTLEAAALLFVGYTGYGRIATMGEEISNPRRNIPRAMFWTLGVSALLYVGVGIASARSVPTPIFWKVAGIVAMLGVLLNLILGLSRVLLAMGRRGDMPTLFAKVDASDQPRAAVIGITVIIVVLSLMGSIQLAWSFSAFTVLCYYALTNLASLKLGSKQRLYPKWIAWCGLAGCLFLALWVPIPVMLSGLFLIFIGLVWQYFFKRIATKSSF comes from the coding sequence ATGCGCTTACTTCGAAGCCGTATGCAAACGAGCGGATTAAAACGCGAGGTTGGTGTCTTTGGCGCGGTGCTGCTTGGACTCGGATCGATTCTGGGGACGGGCGTTTTCGTTGTCGTAGGTTTGGGCGCTGGTCTTGCAGGCTGGGGTGTGGTTCCGGCAATAGTGCTGGCCGGGCTTCTGGCAGTTTGCAACGGGCTGAACAGTGCGCAACTAGCAGCGGCTCATCCTGTGTCTGGAGGAACTTATGAGTACGGGTATCGTCTTTTGACGCCGGGCTTGGGCTTTACGGCGGGATGGTTGTTCCTGCTGGCCAAAAGTGCATCCGCGGCGACGGCTGCACTGGCGATCGGGCATTACTTTTTTCCGAGATTCGAAGTCATTATTGCTTTGTTGATTATCGCCGGAATGACCGCGCTTGTGCTAAATGGAGTGCGGAGAAGCAACTTGCTCAATGCGGTTATTGTCGGCCTGACTGTTCTGGCGATTGTCATTTACAGTCTGTTTGGTTTATTCGGAAATTCGGGCACATGGGATGGTGGTTTTTCCGCTTTGGGAACTCTTGAGGCCGCGGCTTTGTTATTCGTCGGATACACCGGTTACGGTCGAATTGCGACGATGGGAGAGGAGATATCCAATCCACGACGGAATATTCCACGTGCCATGTTTTGGACCCTTGGGGTATCAGCACTTTTGTATGTCGGAGTTGGCATCGCCAGTGCCCGTTCGGTGCCGACCCCGATCTTTTGGAAGGTTGCTGGAATTGTCGCCATGCTTGGTGTTCTCCTGAATCTGATCCTTGGTTTATCGCGGGTGCTTCTGGCGATGGGACGACGCGGTGATATGCCAACACTTTTTGCCAAAGTGGATGCGTCTGACCAGCCGCGTGCTGCCGTCATAGGGATCACTGTGATCATCGTTGTGCTCAGTCTTATGGGTAGCATTCAGCTGGCATGGTCGTTCAGTGCATTTACCGTCCTTTGTTATTACGCCTTGACCAATCTTGCTTCGTTGAAACTCGGCTCAAAGCAGCGCTTGTATCCGAAGTGGATTGCCTGGTGTGGTTTGGCGGGATGTCTGTTTCTGGCCCTTTGGGTGCCAATACCGGTTATGTTAAGCGGGCTTTTCTTAATTTTTATCGGCTTGGTCTGGCAGTACTTTTTCAAGCGGATAGCCACGAAGTCGTCTTTTTAA
- a CDS encoding MFS transporter, translating to MSKNEGKSSFQLLDSASAVGFLAYSASVTVTPISLVILANELNFSLTAGGALEVARSVPLFAMLLTAAVVAGRWGKVRALAFSCFALAAGMWMYSFAHNYTFVLIALALLGAGGGLLEALINPLTQDLHPKDSGRYLNIINGFWSIGVLLTVLIGGELLTRDVSWRFLVAGLGVLSALAGFFYIVARHQQPEGPRHRASDVLGHKMEILRLKHFWTIVPMMFFGGAVEGAYLFWSASYIQIDFEASPRAAGIGTALFAMGMIIGRFAIGWLLKQESLWRLIVGSVILGFVVSLAVPFTDSLWLLYGLLFLAGLSVASFWPSIQSYAADRLPVETTSLFILLSCAGLPGFAFASWLLGYIGEHAGLTWSFGTVPILFLLLGIFSLVEREMDSHSRQSQKTKA from the coding sequence ATGTCAAAAAACGAAGGAAAATCCTCTTTTCAATTACTTGATAGTGCATCGGCGGTTGGTTTTTTAGCTTACTCTGCAAGTGTGACCGTAACGCCGATTTCGTTGGTCATTCTGGCCAACGAGTTGAATTTCTCTCTGACTGCTGGAGGAGCACTCGAAGTGGCGCGGAGTGTCCCACTCTTTGCCATGCTGCTAACCGCTGCCGTGGTTGCTGGTCGTTGGGGCAAGGTGCGGGCATTGGCTTTCAGTTGCTTTGCTCTGGCTGCGGGTATGTGGATGTACAGCTTTGCCCATAACTATACTTTTGTATTAATCGCCCTGGCTCTTTTGGGAGCGGGTGGTGGGCTGCTGGAGGCGCTGATCAATCCGTTGACCCAGGACTTGCATCCGAAGGACTCCGGGCGCTACTTGAATATCATCAATGGATTCTGGTCGATCGGTGTGCTGTTAACCGTTTTGATTGGTGGTGAACTGCTGACGCGCGACGTATCCTGGCGCTTTCTTGTGGCAGGGCTTGGTGTATTGAGTGCGCTTGCTGGTTTTTTCTATATCGTTGCGAGACATCAACAGCCGGAGGGTCCGCGTCATCGAGCAAGCGATGTGCTGGGTCATAAGATGGAGATACTTCGCTTGAAGCATTTCTGGACCATCGTGCCTATGATGTTTTTTGGTGGAGCAGTGGAGGGCGCCTATTTGTTCTGGTCAGCCAGTTACATTCAGATTGATTTTGAAGCGAGTCCCCGCGCAGCTGGTATTGGAACGGCGCTTTTTGCGATGGGCATGATCATCGGTCGCTTTGCTATTGGGTGGCTTTTGAAGCAGGAGTCGCTTTGGCGCTTGATTGTTGGTTCTGTGATACTGGGTTTTGTTGTGAGTTTGGCTGTGCCTTTCACTGATAGTTTGTGGCTGCTCTATGGATTGTTGTTTTTAGCCGGTTTGAGTGTTGCGAGTTTCTGGCCTTCGATTCAATCCTACGCAGCTGATCGTCTGCCGGTAGAAACGACATCGCTTTTCATTCTGCTTTCCTGCGCCGGCCTTCCAGGCTTCGCCTTTGCCTCATGGCTCTTGGGTTATATCGGTGAACATGCGGGGCTAACATGGAGTTTTGGCACGGTGCCGATTCTCTTTCTATTGCTTGGTATTTTCTCTCTGGTTGAGCGAGAGATGGACTCGCATTCTAGACAGTCTCAAAAAACGAAAGCCTAA
- a CDS encoding CCA tRNA nucleotidyltransferase: MIQLTPQEETLKIAETVRQAGGRALFVGGWVRDALLGIASKDIDIEVYGLSSEALETLLNQHFRADRVGKAFAVYKLKGLPIDVSLPRRESKTGTGHKGFTVEGDPQMSFKEAASRRDFTLNAVMWDPLSNEIIDPYDGQKDLEKRQLRHVSDKFSEDPLRVLRGMQFVARFGLTPAPETITLCQNIEPEGLPKERLFEEWKKLFLRGVDMTAGLNFLKDVGWVKYFPELEALIDCKQDPKWHPEGDVWTHTSHCLDTFARNRINDDWEDLIVGLAVLCHDFGKPMTTIVDEDGRIRSPKHETVGLRPAESFLRRLTDEKAIIEEVLPLVEAHMRPNALYKTDAGDAAIRRLARLVKRIDRLLRVVDADMGGRPPLSADSEAGTWLKKRAEDLAVKDAAPEPIILGRHLIDHGLKPGTHFGEILKTAYEAQLDGAFQDIEGALAWLNTHLSETA; this comes from the coding sequence GTGATCCAACTCACGCCTCAGGAAGAAACACTAAAAATCGCCGAGACCGTCCGCCAGGCAGGTGGCCGGGCATTGTTTGTTGGTGGCTGGGTGCGCGATGCCTTGCTCGGGATCGCATCTAAGGACATCGATATCGAAGTCTACGGACTCTCATCAGAAGCGCTGGAAACACTTCTGAATCAACACTTTCGAGCCGATCGGGTCGGCAAGGCTTTCGCAGTTTACAAACTCAAAGGCTTGCCCATCGACGTCAGCCTGCCGCGACGCGAGTCCAAGACCGGCACCGGCCACAAAGGTTTCACGGTCGAAGGCGATCCGCAAATGTCCTTCAAGGAAGCCGCTTCAAGGCGTGACTTCACCTTGAATGCAGTCATGTGGGACCCACTTTCCAATGAAATCATCGATCCCTATGACGGTCAGAAAGACCTCGAAAAACGCCAATTAAGGCATGTCTCGGATAAGTTTTCCGAAGACCCATTAAGGGTACTTCGCGGCATGCAATTTGTCGCACGCTTCGGATTAACTCCGGCTCCCGAAACAATAACCCTATGCCAAAACATTGAGCCAGAAGGCTTACCCAAGGAACGGCTGTTCGAGGAATGGAAGAAACTTTTCCTACGTGGAGTCGACATGACTGCTGGTCTCAACTTCCTTAAAGACGTGGGCTGGGTAAAGTATTTCCCAGAGCTTGAGGCGCTAATCGATTGCAAACAGGACCCAAAATGGCATCCCGAAGGTGACGTGTGGACCCACACTTCGCACTGCCTTGATACATTCGCCCGTAACCGAATCAATGACGACTGGGAGGATCTCATTGTTGGTTTAGCCGTCCTTTGTCACGACTTTGGCAAACCAATGACCACCATTGTCGATGAAGATGGACGCATCCGCTCACCCAAACATGAAACCGTAGGTTTACGCCCAGCAGAAAGCTTCCTCCGGCGTCTAACTGACGAAAAAGCCATCATCGAAGAAGTTCTGCCACTGGTTGAGGCGCACATGCGCCCGAACGCGCTTTACAAAACCGATGCTGGCGATGCCGCTATAAGACGCCTGGCCCGACTGGTGAAGCGTATTGATCGCCTGCTTCGGGTTGTTGATGCTGACATGGGTGGCCGCCCTCCTCTTTCTGCTGATTCTGAAGCAGGGACCTGGCTTAAAAAGCGAGCTGAAGACCTGGCAGTCAAAGATGCCGCCCCAGAACCGATTATCCTAGGTCGTCATTTAATTGATCACGGCCTGAAGCCTGGAACACATTTCGGCGAAATCCTCAAAACCGCTTACGAAGCTCAACTTGACGGAGCTTTTCAGGACATAGAAGGAGCATTGGCCTGGCTCAATACTCATCTTTCGGAGACGGCCTAG
- a CDS encoding TM2 domain-containing protein, which translates to MADPAASSKLPAGICGILLGALGVHKFILGYTKEGVIMLLVSIISFGMLAWIMGIIGLIEGIMYLTKTDEEFVATYVNGKKGWF; encoded by the coding sequence ATGGCAGATCCAGCAGCTAGCAGTAAACTACCAGCCGGAATATGCGGCATTCTCCTCGGCGCCTTAGGCGTCCATAAGTTCATCCTCGGATATACCAAAGAGGGAGTCATTATGCTCCTCGTTTCCATCATCAGCTTTGGTATGCTCGCATGGATCATGGGCATCATCGGGCTGATCGAAGGGATCATGTATTTGACGAAAACCGATGAGGAATTCGTCGCGACTTACGTTAATGGCAAAAAGGGCTGGTTCTAA
- a CDS encoding phosphoadenylyl-sulfate reductase, giving the protein METLTVDLPVENQHLESTTASQRVRWALDEFGDELAMSTSFGVQSAATLHLVTSIIPDIPVIFIDTGYLFPETYRFADELTERLKLNLKVYTPKVTAARQEALWGKRWEKGVAELEAYNLDNKVEPMNRAFAELGAVGWISGLRRAQSTTRQHLRVAERQNKTFKIHPIIDWNDRDVYQYLTENGLPYHPLWDEGYVSVGDVHSTSKLGEGMSAEETRFNGMKRECGLHELSNRVDFQI; this is encoded by the coding sequence ATGGAAACTTTGACCGTGGATTTACCAGTAGAAAACCAACATCTTGAATCGACCACTGCCTCACAGCGAGTGCGCTGGGCGTTGGATGAGTTTGGGGATGAACTGGCGATGAGCACCAGCTTTGGCGTCCAGTCAGCGGCAACTTTACATCTGGTGACATCGATCATTCCGGATATTCCAGTGATTTTCATCGATACCGGTTATCTTTTCCCCGAGACCTATCGTTTTGCTGATGAGCTCACCGAGCGCCTTAAGCTCAATCTCAAGGTTTATACTCCCAAAGTGACGGCTGCCCGTCAGGAAGCGCTCTGGGGTAAGCGTTGGGAAAAGGGTGTGGCTGAATTGGAGGCTTACAATCTGGATAACAAGGTAGAGCCGATGAATCGTGCCTTTGCCGAACTGGGTGCGGTTGGCTGGATTTCGGGCCTGCGTCGTGCCCAATCGACTACACGGCAACACCTGCGCGTGGCGGAACGCCAGAACAAGACCTTTAAGATTCATCCGATCATCGATTGGAACGATCGGGACGTCTATCAGTATCTAACTGAGAACGGGTTGCCTTATCATCCACTTTGGGATGAGGGTTACGTCTCTGTCGGTGATGTTCACAGTACGTCAAAACTGGGTGAAGGTATGAGTGCCGAGGAGACTCGTTTCAACGGTATGAAGCGCGAATGCGGTCTTCACGAGCTCAGTAATCGTGTAGATTTCCAGATCTAG
- the rpmG gene encoding 50S ribosomal protein L33 produces MPRETVILECSEARKENKPVSRYMTTRNKKLQQEKVEKMKYNPNLRRHTLHKEIKG; encoded by the coding sequence ATGCCAAGAGAAACCGTAATCCTAGAATGTTCGGAAGCCCGCAAAGAAAACAAGCCGGTCTCCCGTTACATGACCACACGTAACAAAAAGCTCCAGCAGGAAAAGGTGGAGAAGATGAAGTACAATCCAAATCTTCGCCGTCATACGCTCCACAAGGAGATCAAGGGCTAA
- a CDS encoding Mrp/NBP35 family ATP-binding protein: MNTDTINEALKSIKYPGFSRDIVSFGLIKGVDFADGVATVSMAITTADPRVPTQLKADVENTLLALDGVDNTEVRVTVSTPKTPPGGSPSSGNVTGPAQQAMKGVKHIIAVASGKGGVGKSTFAVNLACAFEKLLRSESGDARVGIMDCDIYGPSVPMMMGVSSRPEVNGESLVPVENFGIKMMSMGLLIDESTPVVWRGPMVMKTIQQFAANVAWGDLDVLVVDLPPGTGDAQLSLVQTLPLDGAVIVTTPQLVAVSVARRGATMFEKVNVPLLGVAENMSYLLGKDGEQQYIFGQGGGEHTAEALETSFLGQIPLDPVIREGGDRGIPAMISYPEGNVAQSFTKMAESVMAKLK; the protein is encoded by the coding sequence ATGAATACTGACACAATCAACGAAGCATTAAAATCCATCAAATATCCTGGCTTCAGCCGGGATATTGTCTCCTTCGGACTGATTAAGGGAGTAGACTTTGCCGATGGTGTCGCCACGGTTTCCATGGCGATAACCACAGCCGATCCTCGCGTACCAACTCAGTTGAAGGCGGATGTCGAAAACACACTGTTAGCTTTGGATGGCGTCGATAATACCGAGGTTCGCGTCACGGTAAGTACTCCAAAAACACCGCCAGGCGGTAGCCCAAGCAGCGGAAATGTTACTGGCCCGGCCCAGCAGGCAATGAAGGGCGTCAAACATATCATTGCGGTTGCCAGTGGCAAAGGTGGCGTCGGAAAGTCTACATTTGCGGTAAACCTCGCCTGTGCATTCGAAAAACTTTTGCGCTCCGAATCTGGTGACGCTCGCGTCGGAATTATGGATTGCGACATCTACGGCCCTTCCGTCCCTATGATGATGGGCGTATCGAGCAGACCCGAAGTCAACGGGGAGTCTCTGGTTCCAGTAGAAAACTTTGGCATCAAAATGATGTCCATGGGGCTGTTAATCGACGAATCGACTCCTGTTGTCTGGCGTGGGCCAATGGTGATGAAGACGATTCAGCAGTTTGCTGCCAACGTCGCCTGGGGAGATCTGGATGTTCTGGTCGTCGATCTTCCACCCGGGACTGGAGACGCTCAACTTTCCCTCGTCCAAACGCTTCCTCTGGACGGAGCCGTTATCGTTACAACGCCCCAACTGGTCGCCGTCAGTGTTGCCCGACGCGGAGCCACTATGTTTGAAAAAGTCAACGTCCCCCTACTCGGTGTTGCTGAAAACATGAGTTATCTCCTCGGTAAGGATGGTGAACAGCAGTATATCTTTGGCCAAGGCGGCGGAGAACACACCGCTGAAGCACTGGAAACCAGTTTTCTCGGACAAATCCCACTGGATCCCGTTATTCGCGAAGGTGGAGACCGTGGAATCCCGGCGATGATTAGCTATCCGGAAGGGAATGTGGCCCAATCTTTCACAAAAATGGCTGAATCGGTCATGGCGAAGTTAAAATAG
- a CDS encoding phenylpyruvate tautomerase MIF-related protein, which yields MPYLNIQTNRKLDAEQQTIILQKSSALVASVLGKPEEYVMVALKDEVPMLFAGSSAPLAYLELKSIGLQADKTKIFAKEFCQFVSDELDIPGDRVYVKFNDAQRSMWGWNGDTFA from the coding sequence ATGCCTTATCTAAATATTCAAACAAACCGGAAGCTAGACGCAGAGCAGCAAACCATTATTTTGCAGAAGTCCTCTGCACTTGTTGCCAGTGTCCTCGGCAAACCAGAAGAATACGTTATGGTCGCACTCAAGGATGAAGTGCCTATGCTTTTTGCTGGTAGCTCTGCTCCCCTCGCCTACCTCGAACTAAAGTCAATTGGTCTGCAAGCTGACAAGACCAAGATCTTCGCCAAAGAATTCTGCCAGTTCGTTTCTGACGAACTGGACATCCCGGGTGATCGCGTTTACGTCAAATTCAACGACGCCCAAAGATCCATGTGGGGTTGGAATGGCGATACTTTCGCCTGA